Genomic DNA from Canis aureus isolate CA01 chromosome 32, VMU_Caureus_v.1.0, whole genome shotgun sequence:
TGGGTTAGGCTGGAGCTACCCTCCTAATTTGAGATCTCTCTGGCACCAGGTCCCCAGCCCAGGCAATATACCTAAGGACCCCCAGATGGTAACATGGCTCTGTGGTCCTCTGTTGGGGACATACCCTCACAGCAGAGACTCGATGACTCCCTACTTGTCAAGCACAAGCAGGCTATCAGACCCCTCGCTGTGGCTTTCCTGCCCTGTGCTGTGAGTCAGTCAGAGATGCCCCACTGCCCAGGGCCCCTTCCACCCACGTGGGGCCTCGGGTGAGAGCACCCCAGGGATGAAGAATGCCTCTGACCCAGATTCCCCACACAGCCTGGCAGTACAGAGGGAAGACAGCCTCTCGGTGGCCTCCCTGGGGTCTGGCTGTCAATTACCCAGGAAGAAATACCCAGCAGAGGACACCCCAGGGACTCTGCTTTCTGCAGCTTTCTGCAGTGGATGTAAAGAGCTGCTGTTTGGACTGCTCACCTGGGAACACTGGGGGCTGGGTTTCTGAGAAGGAACTTTGGCTTCGGCTCCACTTGAAAATCCTTGCCCATAGCACCTCCCCTATTTGGTCTGACGCCCTGCTAGACCTGCCCCTGTCCAGAGGTCACCCCCTGCTTCTGTAAAGGTCGCTCTAAATGCTCCCACAGCCAAACCCTTGTCTGTTTTTTCCTCCCTGTAGCCTAACTCCTCTTTCCGACCACAGCAGAAAGACCCTCCACCAAGCCTGGTGGCCAAGGCCCAGTCCTTGCCCTCAGACCAACCCATGGGGACCTTCAGCCCTCTGACCAGCCAGGATACCAGCAGCCCCCAGAAGTCCCTCCGCACAGTCCCAGTGGCTGGCCCACCCCCAGGCCGGTCTTCCCCTGCGGGCTCCCCACGCACCAGGCAAGCCCAGATCAGCACCAGCAACCTGTACCTGCCCCAGGACCCCGCGGTGGCCAAGGGTGCCCTGGCTGGCGAGGACACAGGTGTTGTGACACACGAGCAGTTCAAGGCTGCACTCAGGATGGTGGTGGACCAAGGTGACCCTCGGATGCTGCTGGACAGCTATGTGAAGATTGGTGAGGGCTCCACAGGCATCGTCTGCCTGGCCCGAGAGAAGCACTCAGGCCGCCAGGTGGCCGTCAAGATGATGGACCTCAGGAAGCAGCAGCGCAGGGAGCTGCTCTTTAACGAGGTGGGAGAGGAGAGCAGGACGTGATGGGGTGCTTAGGATGAGCATCTGGGAACAGGGTGGTGGACTGTACCCAGCACTCAGGCACCCCCGTCTGCCCCCCAGGTGGTGATCATGCGAGACTACCAGCACCTCAACGTGGTGGAGATGTACAAGAGCTACCTGGTGGGCGAGGAGCTGTGGGTGCTTATGGAGTTCCTGCAAGGCGGGGCCCTTACTGACATCGTCTCCCAAGTCAGGTGGGCAGCTGGGAGGGCTGGGCTCTGAGAGCTGGCTGTCCCCATCGCTGTCCTGGCAGGGGGATTGGGCAGCCTCAGGCCAAGAAAACTTGGGTTGCTTGTCACATCATTGCGAGCACGCCCTGTCCATTCGGGTTAGCAGGCCCAGGAGGTTCAGAGGAGTGGGATGGGCTCTCCATCCTAGGTTCAGGCCCATTTCCACTAAGACTCTGGCCTGACGGGACCCTGCACATGCTGCCCAGGAGCTGCAGAGCCCAGGACCAGGGACACCTAATCTGCCTAGCCCAGCTACCTTGCAGCCCTGCCAAAGCTAACATTTTCTTCTGTCTGTGGCCCGGCCTTCCCTGTCTAGGCTGAACGAGGAGCAGATCGCCACCGTGTGTGAGGCTGTGCTGCAGGCCCTGGCGTACCTGCATGCCCAGGGTGTCATCCACCGGGACATTAAGAGTGACTCCATCCTCCTGACCCTCGATGGCAGGGTaggtccctccccctgctcctgtgctcctgGCTtagctcctgctcctgctcctagCTCACCACTCCTTGTTCCCCACCCTCATCTCAACCGCAGGTGAAACTCTCGGACTTTGGATTCTGTGCTCAGATCAGCAAAGATGTCCCTAAGAGGAAGTCCCTGGTAGGAACCCCCTACTGGATGGCTCCTGAGGTGATCTCCAGGTCTCTGTATGCGACTGAGGTAACTGGTCCTTCCATCCCAGAGCTCCTGTTTGGAGAAGTTCCTCTCAGAAACATTCATCTCCTGTGACCTCCCCCCTTCCCTGAAATAATCCTGATTTTTCAGATACCCACTTAATCGACACCCTACCCCCACTTCCCATTGTGCCCTGCCCACTCTTGGATGGGTCTGCCCTAGCTTGTGACTTTGCTGCCACAAACCATTCCCCAAAATCCCCCACCTGCAGCTCACAGGCAAGGTGGGGTATGGCCACCTTGGGTATGGCCCTGTGTGACAGCCATTCCCAGGGAATGGCTGACAGCTATGTCCCTGCAGTCAGTGGGCATTCCTGTAGGAAGTACAGGAATTCCTGTAGGAAGTGCCTTGATCACAAGGCAGGTGGTCAGGGGAGGCCAACTCACCAGTGACAGCTGGGACCAACTGCTCCCATCCCCCTGCAACACACTGCCACCAAGGGGCCATACTCTGGCCAGTGGCATCAGGGACAGTCTCTTCCTACAGGTGGATATCTGGTCTCTGGGCATCATGGTGATCGAGATGGTGGACGGGGAGCCACCCTACTTCAGCGACTCCCCAGTTCAGGCCATGAAGAGGCTCCGGGACAGCCCCCCACCCAGGCTGAAAAACTCTCACAAGGTTAGTCAGTGCACAAGGTGGACCCCCTTCTTCCTGAGGCTTTGAGGACCGAAGCTCCCAGGCCCACTCCCTCCCTTCCACAGAAGTCAAAGGCTCCCAGAAaggctcccctttctccgcacAAAACCTGCACTTGGCTGAGAAGCTACATCTACACCCAGGCTCCTGTGTCCACTCAGACCAATTTCCACTTGCAGACAACTGACAGGAGCCTGAGAGAAGGGAAAGCAAGGCTGTCAGGAATCCCTGACTTCTGGGGAGGAATCTAGAGAAGCTAATTGTGCAGGAATCTTCCATTCCCTCTGTTAAGGGAGCCATACCGTGGCATAGTGCCAGTCGGCCACAGCACAACCTGACCACATGTGAGCCACAGGTTTTCCCTTAAAACCAGtgtgtgcgtgtttgtgtgtgtgtgtgtgtatacacacatgcactctTAACCCTTTTCCGCCAAATCCACCCAAACCCATATAGACCTTACCAGGGGACACCCCCTGCTGGTGGCCAGgtcagggcggggtggggggggatggcaCTGCCATCTGGTGGCCAGAGTGAGAAATGTCCCAGAAGCTGGAAACCCAGTCCCTAAACGATAAAATGGTTCTGTGGTTCCAACACAGCTGGATGGGAGAACAGTCAGGAAACACCTTCTGAGACAACTGGTCCTTGGGGCTTGCACTGCCAGCCCCAGGATTAACACATAGGGGAGATTTCCAACTGGCTAATTCCCCAGAGGATGTAGCCTTTTGGAAAGCCCCAGACTTAGCTTTATCCCAAGATATTGGCTCAAAATGAACCAAGATAAGCTTTTGATTTAGAGACTCTACAGCTTAGAACATTAAAGAAAGTTACCTCCTCATCAGGTCCCTCCCactctcttcttttctatttttcaaaatacttcatCCCTGACCTCTTCTTTATCTTCACTAAAGACAGGGCAAGCATATTTTATCATCAACTGACCCACTGGGCAGCTAAGAAAACGGAGGTCTAGAGAAAATTGCAATTTGTCGAAGATGAGGGCTATACCCAGGACTGGATCACTAGTACCAGTCCCATGCCCCTTCCACAGAGCCACAGAGCCACAGAGCCTAAAGGCCCAGAGCCTTGAGCAGCGGGGTGAAGGATGGGCTCCCCAGGAGCCGGGAATCTTACTTCCACCCCTCAGCAGCACCCCCAAGGGGCGAACTAGCCACTTTTCCCCAGACTGATGCCAAGTCTCTTCACCTACCTGATAATCCAAAAAGTACTGAGCCTGGGAGCTGCAGGGAAGTAAGAAACAAGAGAACTCAAGACTTCCACGTGATGGTGGGGCCAGGCAGACAAATCACCCCAAAAGTGACTTGCACGCCATGGCTTCCTCTCAGTGCTGCTCTGTCTCCGCAGGTCTCCCCAGTGCTCCGAGACTTCCTGGAACGGATGCTGGTGCGGGACCCCCAGGAGAGAGCCACGGCTCAGGAGCTCTTGGACCACCCTTTCCTGCTGCAGACGGGGCTGCCCGAGTGCCTGGTGCCCCTGATCCAGCTCTACCGCAAGCAGACCTCCACCTGCTGAGCCCACCCCCAGAGGGCTGCACCCGCCACCTATGCCCACAAGCAGGAGACACTGGGCAGCCAGCCTGCCGGCAGGGCCTACCTGCCTCATTCTCTCAGTATTCTCTCCAAAGATTGAATGTGaaaccccacccaccccctcctgcccttCAGCCCACTGGGCCAGGCCGGACCTGCCCCttggtctctctccctcccaagaGGGTGCCCAGTTGCCTTTGGGATGATGGAGACCCCTTCTACAGGATGACCCTTTGTTATTTGCACAGGGATATTTCTAAGAAACGTGAAGACCAGCACTCCTGGCCACCGTGGCCAACACAGCAGAAAAGGCtgctgcagttttttttttttaaggttgttgtACACTAGCATCCCAGGCCACCCAAGAGGGTAGACTGCCTGTCTTCACCAGGATACTTGCTGTTCTCAGTTCCAACTCTAAACCCTGGGGTCTTGAGAGGGCCACAGGGAAGGCTTCTATTGCCTGAAGCTGTCTTCCTCCCTCGTGTCTGACTTCCTGAAGGTACAGTCCGACCTGCACCTATTTCCCAGCCCACCTGCACTGACTCACTGTCCCTGCATAGCCCGCCCTGAACTGTGAACAGCCTGATCGCgggccagggaaggaggaggagcattTTTCTGGGTGTAAGAGGAAGAACAGAGCTGGTGGTAAATGTGGTCTCACTTTATAGGATGAAGAGACCatcatgtgtgtgtgcgtgcgtgcgtgcgtgtgtgagAGTGTAAGTGGAGGATGGTCACCCCGATAGCCTGGCTCCCTCCAGGTCACCCACAGCCAGCTTCAGTAAGGCTTTCCCATCCTTTCTGCCACTAAGTTCTCCTCCGAAGGGACCTGCTTTCTTGGCCTGGCTTCGCACCTCCTGAGTCCCTTGTCTCTACCTGACCCGAGAGGAGATCTGCATTGAGTCTAATGTATCCCAGGGCCTTGGCAGATTTCCAGGTTTCTCCTGTAGTGTTGAGTCTGAGGGCCAGAGACAGGAATGGTGAGGGACAAACTTTGTTTTATCTGTAAGCTTCATCTCAGTAGCCAGGTCATTGAGGACTGGTTCTTTTCAAACTCTTGGTCTGGGGGAGGTGAACCACCTCCTGGAGTCCCATCCTGTCAAGAAATGGGCCCTTCCTTCGTGCAAACCATCTGCCCTAGCTGCCTCTTCAGACCCCCGTGTCCttgtccccttccctccccaccttcaGGGATGTTGCCAGTCAGGGAATCCAGGGAAGAACTCCAGGTGTCAGGACCCTATCTAGATAATATTTTTAGATTCCTCTGCTCCCTAGTGGCCTGCTttggggccaaaaaaaaaaaaaaaaattgcaaggaCTTTTTTAAAGGgtcagagttttaaaaacaaaagcatcttCCCTAGAAACTTTTGTGAATTGTTTGCACTTGTGCCTGTTTTAAATTAAACTGAGTGTTCAAAACCTCTGGGCTGTTGTCTCTGAGAATGGAGCCAGGCCATCTTCAAGCTGGATGCCCTGTAGTGGGGGTGTCTGGTGtgaccccccaacccccagcagtCACTCAAGTCCACAAAAAAACCAACTCCCTGGTGGCATGTGGGCCCAGGAGGGCAGATAAGGAGGGAAACAGGAAGTGAAAGGCCCTTGGGACTGAGAGAGCTGAGAAAGAGCCAGAGCTCTCCTTCCCAGGGGAGAAGAACCCAGCCAGGAAAGGCAGGGCCATGTGCTATGCTTGCTGGTACCACCGGGGCTCTGGgggcagccacccaggctgaTGACCACTTTCTGCATTGGtgtctcccttttcccttttgcttCTCACTCCAAGGAAAGTCAGAGGCTCCCCTCTCCAAGTTGTCCATAGAAAGTGGCCTGAGCTGCTTCCGTGAGAAAGCAGTCTCTTTTTCGGTTCTCAGAACTGAGCGGTTGTGAAGgagcagtgcaatggctggaaATCAAGAGATCTTGGTTCTAGCCCTGTGGGTAGGGGAGATGGAGGGCATTCGCTTTAAACTTCTAGCTCTGACACTGATTCCAGCACTTCCTTCCTGAGAATTCATCCTCCCACCAGCCCAGGGTTCACCGAAATCTCTCCACCAACATCCAGGAGTCCTGCAGACCTTCTCCTGCTCCCCACAGCAGTGCCACCCAGACAGCCACCCTAGGCTGAGGGTCCCAGTCCCACCAACTCAGTGGGAAGCGGTACCCAAGTCCTTCCCGCAGGGGACAGCCACAGTGCACAGTGGGACAGGCAAAGATGGAGGCTGATGGAAGGCAGAAGCTTTGCAGGAAGGTAGCACACCCTTCTGCCACTCGAAAGGGAGCCTAGAATCAGGAACAGTTGGTAAGGCAAAGAGAGGCCAGGTCTTGCAACTGAATAATACTGGATTTATTAACTATTCTTCCGAGTTCTAATAGTCCTTCCGCCACACAGTGTCAGTCCAAAAGCAGGCATGTATGTCATTTAGCCTCCCGCACAGACTAGTTCTGAGCTTGATGTTGGGGTACTGAGATCCAGTGGCCTGCGTGAATCTTCACAATgatgaaagcaaacaaacaagagtTGGAAAAGAAAACCGTTAGGACAGTCTCTTCTAAAGAGGAGTGAGCTAGGGAAGACCCCAGCCTCAAAGCCCGGGGGCTGACAATGAAAAAGAAGTGCAGGGGAGCAAAACGCGGTGACCTGTGCAAGTTCTGCACACAAATGGGCCTAGTAAGAATTCTGCAAGAACAGCAAGTCAGTCAAACACAATTCAGTGCAGACAGGAAAGATCTGCTGTGGTTTTTAAGAAACACTGCTTTCAACCACCAAGCCCTTGGCAACTCAATGGAGAGGAGCCCTCCTCGTGGTTGTTTACTCGCTATGGAAGGCCCTGGGGAGATGAGGGGGTTGGGGTGTCACTGAACCAGAAAGCCACAGGTGAGCAACGTTTGAAAGATGACAGCACCTTCTACCTAATGTTCAACCCAGACCTCACCGGCGCCCTGAAGAAGCCAAATACTTTTATCCCTACACCATTAAAAACTCCgtgaaaattaaacacagaaaggGAGTAAGTGAGCAAGCAGGggtcaggaaaaaaagagagtttGTACTTGGGATGTCCAATtatcccccatcccacccccagatCCTCTCCCTCGGGCTTTTCAGGTGCTTCTGTATTGTCCACCCACCACCCAGACAGTGGGACTGACCAGAGGCAAATGTGTGGGGAGGAAGGTGTAGAGGGAGGGCAAAACACCCTCAAAACGAAAGCAAACTTCATCAGAAGGGGTCAGTGCAGATCCCAGGTTTCAGAAACTATAAACAAGGGGTTGGAAACTCCTGTTTCTCAGAACAGAGCAGGTGCTCTCTGGACATGGGAGCCTTAACTTGGAAGATCTTGGGGCTCCTGCCACTCCAAGTCCGAGCGATCTGTTCATTGTCCCTCACTCCACTGCGGGGAAATGACTTCAAGTATCCGGATTTGACATACTACAAGGGGAAAAGGATTCCGTGGGCAAATGCACAAGGGAGGGAGAAGTACGCGGCTCAACTCCGAGCCAGGGCGCCGCGACGAAAGCGCGGCGCTGCCACCAGGGGGCACCAGAGATCACGTCCGGCGCTGGGCCGGGGGAGGGCGCGGCCTCGGCGGCCTCAAGAGTCGCGAAGGTGTCCCCTCCGTCCGCGAAGGCTACAGATCGACGTCTTGCAAAGGCCCCACCTCGGACGGGGCGGGGGGTCGCAGAAAGAGCCCCCAAGCGCCGGCCACcccgcgggctcccggggcaCGTGCGCGCCAGGCCCGCGCCGACCCCctccgcccccaggcccgcccggagcgcggggaggggcgggcgccGAGGTGGGACCGGGCCGGGGAAGGGCCTTCAACCGCCCCCGGCGGCTGCCTCGGGCTCGCTCGTCTGCCCGCTACGGAAGCGAAGCGGGGCCGGGCCAGGGGCCCTTGGGCTCGACCTCCGGCTCCGGCGTGCGCCCGGCCCTCCGTCAGCCGCCCAGCGGGAAGCAGGAAGCCTTCACCAGCCCCTTCCAGCTTTCGCAGGAGTTTGATGTAATTTAAACCCGGACCTGCGGCTCGTGTGGGCTTCCCGACTCCCGCGCGCCGCTAACGTGGCAAACACTTCAGTCAATTATCCCCCTCGCAGAGCTTCTATTTAAAGAGACATTGTCAGGTTCTTAAGCCTCGGATCAGACCCGCTGCTTTTCTGCTTCTTATACAAAGACTCGAAAACACGAGTTCTCTGAGGATTGGAAGGAATACAATTAAACCAAGCCTCCGCAACCATTCCACCCTGCGGGAGCACCCACGTGCGGacgggggagctggggggggcgggggcgggggcgggccaaGTCCCTTCCATTTCAGGCCTCtaagagggagaagaaataagGCTGGGCCCCGAGAGGCCGGCGAGACCTCAAAGATAAAATTCAAACGCAGCTGAGCTGAATGAAGCTCGGCTCAGGGGCCAGGAGCTGGGGTCGGTAGGGGTTGGTGTAGGGCAATGACCCCACATCCATGTGAAGTTGAAAACTGGGTCcgccagaggcagagagagctggAAGTACCCAGAAGCTGTTTCAGGGAACAACCAGccttccacaccagggcctctgCTACCCCTAAGTATGCTCTCATCTTATTGAGGCAGAGTTTCTCCCCAGAAAAATATAACCTCCAGATTCCTTGCTAATCAGCCCTCCTGTCCAGAAGGGCTCAAAGGCTGGTCTCCTTGCTCTCCTTCTCCAACACTTAACAGGAAGGGAGGCTTCAGCCCAGTGGCCTGCAGCATTAAGGTCCACATCGCTAGGCAGAGGGGACTGGCTAGGCCTTCGTTCTACAGTCAACTCTTCTGCTG
This window encodes:
- the PAK6 gene encoding serine/threonine-protein kinase PAK 6 isoform X1, coding for MFRKKKKKRPEISAPQNFQHRVHTSFDPKEGKFVGLPPQWQNILDTLRRPKPVVDPSRITRVQLQPMKTVVRGSSVPTDGYISGLLNDIQKLSVISSNTLRGRSPTSRRRAQSLGLLGDEHWATDPDMYLQSPQSEHTDPHGLYLSCNGGTPAGRRQMPWPEPQSPRVLPNGLATKAHSLGPTEFQGATQRCLQLGACLQSSPPGTSPPTATSRRGTKAPRHGSEEARPQSCLVGSATGRPGGEGSPSPKTQESTLKRRLFRSMFLSTPATAPASSSKPGPPSQSKPNSSFRPQQKDPPPSLVAKAQSLPSDQPMGTFSPLTSQDTSSPQKSLRTVPVAGPPPGRSSPAGSPRTRQAQISTSNLYLPQDPAVAKGALAGEDTGVVTHEQFKAALRMVVDQGDPRMLLDSYVKIGEGSTGIVCLAREKHSGRQVAVKMMDLRKQQRRELLFNEVVIMRDYQHLNVVEMYKSYLVGEELWVLMEFLQGGALTDIVSQVRLNEEQIATVCEAVLQALAYLHAQGVIHRDIKSDSILLTLDGRVKLSDFGFCAQISKDVPKRKSLVGTPYWMAPEVISRSLYATEVDIWSLGIMVIEMVDGEPPYFSDSPVQAMKRLRDSPPPRLKNSHKVSPVLRDFLERMLVRDPQERATAQELLDHPFLLQTGLPECLVPLIQLYRKQTSTC
- the PAK6 gene encoding serine/threonine-protein kinase PAK 6 isoform X2, translating into MFRKKKKKRPEISAPQNFQHRVHTSFDPKEGKFVGLPPQWQNILDTLRRPKPVVDPSRITRVQLQPMKTVVRGSSVPTDGYISGLLNDIQKLSVISSNTLRGRSPTSRRRAQSLGLLGDEHWATDPDMYLQSPQSEHTDPHGLYLSCNGGTPAGRRQMPWPEPQSPRVLPNGLATKAHSLGPTEFQGATQRCLQLGACLQSSPPGTSPPTATSRRGTKAPRHGSEEARPQSCLVGSATGRPGGEGSPSPKTQESTLKRRLFRSMFLSTPATAPASSSKPGPPSQSKQKDPPPSLVAKAQSLPSDQPMGTFSPLTSQDTSSPQKSLRTVPVAGPPPGRSSPAGSPRTRQAQISTSNLYLPQDPAVAKGALAGEDTGVVTHEQFKAALRMVVDQGDPRMLLDSYVKIGEGSTGIVCLAREKHSGRQVAVKMMDLRKQQRRELLFNEVVIMRDYQHLNVVEMYKSYLVGEELWVLMEFLQGGALTDIVSQVRLNEEQIATVCEAVLQALAYLHAQGVIHRDIKSDSILLTLDGRVKLSDFGFCAQISKDVPKRKSLVGTPYWMAPEVISRSLYATEVDIWSLGIMVIEMVDGEPPYFSDSPVQAMKRLRDSPPPRLKNSHKVSPVLRDFLERMLVRDPQERATAQELLDHPFLLQTGLPECLVPLIQLYRKQTSTC